From Aspergillus chevalieri M1 DNA, chromosome 4, nearly complete sequence, a single genomic window includes:
- a CDS encoding uncharacterized protein (COG:S;~EggNog:ENOG410PIVY;~InterPro:IPR026749;~TransMembrane:6 (i73-91o111-131i168-188o208-228i353-371o391-411i)), producing the protein MDPSGLVRGHKSNLQLLKPVLRAYALGYLSSTTPKVISSFRCLRRKELGYKEKLQEIVRAVTCTIRLNSFPSFCAFLVGGSTISPILLLRLCDLVARRLDSKANVFKSQSFVRFVRFTTAFLSSLLSLQLLNQKPINLQTTSRNVSDDAQNNGKAQDPREFAGRTMDLTLFTFTRAIDALVCLAWSTWCRRRKTQGRLTWAETVAPQLADAGAFAASSAIVMWAWFYLPERLPRSYGKWIGEIARVDSRLIEALRRARRGQFVYGKDTGQAPLLESMCRDYNWPLEWGSPAKTFPIPCQMVHMDCGPNCEFHAFMRFVRTLKVACATYIPLQLVFRFRALKSRQSVVRALTDALRSSAFLSAFVTLFYYSVCLARTRLGPKLFDQKTVTRQMWDSGLCVGAGCIMCGWSILVEKPRKRQELALFVAPRAAATVLPRVYPKKYQNREYATFATSAAIIFTCLQERPNMIRGVFGKIANGVLK; encoded by the exons ATGGATCCGTCCGGCCTCGTTCGCGGACACAAGAGCAACCTTCAACTTCTCAAGCC TGTACTACGCGCATATGCACTGGGATACCTCTCCTCGACTACTCCGAAAGTCATATCCAGCTTCAGGTGTCTCCGGAGAAAGGAGTTGGGCTATAAGGAGAAACTTCAAGAG ATTGTACGTGCTGTGACATGCACAATACGCCTAAATAGCTTCCCTTCTTTCTGTGCTTTTCTGGTTGGAGGATCGACCATTTCTCCCATTTTACTTCTACGTCTATGTGACCTGGTGGCTCGTAGGCTTGATTCCAAAGCCAATGTCTTCAAGTCGCAAAGCTTTGTGCGATTTGTCCGCTTTACCACTGCATTTTTATCATCCCTATTGAGTTTGCAACTCCTAAACCAGAAACCTATCAATTTGCAGACAACTAGTCGCAATGTAAGCGATGATGCACAGAACAACGGGAAAGCACAAGATCCTCGCGAATTTGCGGGTAGGACAATGGACCTCACCCTTTTCACTTTCACGAGAGCTATTGACGCCCTGGTTTGTCTGGCATGGTCGACCTGGTGCCGTCGTCGTAAAACCCAAGGTCGCTTGACATGGGCAGAGACTGTTGCACCTCAGCTAGCTGACGCGGGGGCTTTCGCTGCGAGTTCTGCAATCGTGATGTGGGCATGGTTCTATCTTCCAGAGAGATTACCCAGGTCTTACGGGAAATGGATTGGAGAGATAGCTAGGGTGGATTCTCGTTTAATCGAGGCACTTCGCCGCGCACGGAGAGGGCAATTTGTGTATGGAAAAGACACAGGCCAGGCGCCCCTTCTCGAATCCATGTGCAGGGACTATAATTGGCCACTGGAATGGGGCAGCCCGGCGAAGACATTTCCTATTCCTTGTCAGATGGTGCACATGGATTGCGGTCCAAATTGCGAGTTCCATGCTTTTATGCGCTTTGTTCGAACTCTCAAGGTTGCTTGTGCAACCTACATACCACTCCAACTCGTCTTTCGTTTTCGGGCTTTGAAATCCCGGCAGTCTGTCGTCCGGGCACTAACTGATGCTTTGCGATCGTCTGCATTCCTTTCTGCGTTCGTTACTCTCTTCTACTACTCCGTTTGTCTCGCTCGAACCAGGCTAGGACCAAAACTTTTTGACCAGAAAACTGTCACGCGGCAGATGTGGGACTCAGGACTCTGTGTTGGTGCTGGATGTATTATGTGTGGCTGGAGCATACTTGTTGAGAAGCCACGAAAGAGACAAGAACTTGCATTATTCGTGGCGCCCAGGGCTGCAGCAACTGTGCTGCCACGGGTGTATCCCAAAAAG TACCAAAACCGGGAGTATGCCACTTTTGCGACGAGCGCGGCTATTATTTTCACCTGTCTTCAAGAACGACCTAATATGATCCGCGGTGTCTTTGGGAAAATTGCAAATGGTGTCTTGAAATAG
- the COX11 gene encoding cytochrome c oxidase assembly protein (COG:O;~EggNog:ENOG410PG5S;~InterPro:IPR007533,IPR023471;~PFAM:PF04442;~TransMembrane:1 (o65-84i);~go_function: GO:0005507 - copper ion binding [Evidence IEA]), translating into MLAHFIPSWGRSSISGAGFRLSMFPRTQCFESGTRYFSRSSGLREESASTAPFKTKPSEERNTSAMYYMISLMLGTVGLAYGSVPLYKMICQQTGWGGQPVITHRGGDNDTSSRVIPVTDSRRLRITFNGSVSDVLPWKFTPQQREVRVLPGETALAFYTATNKGPADIIGIATYSVTPGQVAPYFSKIQCFCFEEQKLNAGEAVDMPVFFFIDPDFAKDPAMKGIDTITLSYTFFKARYDDNGVLKPIQS; encoded by the exons ATGCTCGCTCATTTTATACCCTCATGGGGCCGCTCCTCGATATCGGGGGCAGGTTTCCGGCTGTCAATGTTTCCGAGAACACAATGTTTTGAGTCTGGGACAAGATACTTCTCTCGGAGTTCCGGCCTGCGGGAGGAGAGCGCTTCCACGGCGCCGTTTAAAACGAAACCGTCCGAAGAGCGGAATACGTCTGCGAT GTACTACATGATCAGTCTTATGCTTGGAACCGTTGGTCTTGCGTACGGCTCCGTTCCCCTCTACAAGATG ATCTGCCAACAAACCGGCTGGGGTGGTCAACCAGTCATCACTCATCGCGGCGGAGACAACGATACCTCATCTCGTGTTATACCCGTGACCGACTCCAGACGACTGCGCATTACCTTCAACGGCTCCGTTTCAGATGTTCTGCCTTGGAAATTCACACCGCAGCAGCGCGAAGTACGAGTTCTACCTGGGGAGACCGCTCTCGCCTTTTACACGGCCACGAACAAGGGCCCGGCGGATATTATCGGTATCGCTACGTATAGTGTGACGCCTGGTCAGGTTGCTCCATACTTCAGCAAGATCCAATGTTTCTGCTTCgaggagcagaagctcaATGCTGGGGAGGCTGTGGATATGCcggttttcttcttcattgatCCGGATTTCGCCAAGGATCCTGCGATGAAGGGTATTGATACTATTACGCTGTCTTATACATTCTTTA AGGCGcgatatgatgacaatggcgTTTTGAAGCCAATCCAAAGTTAA
- the acuM gene encoding gluconeogenesis transcription factor RDS2 (COG:S;~EggNog:ENOG410PH9D;~InterPro:IPR036864,IPR001138;~PFAM:PF00172;~go_function: GO:0000981 - DNA-binding transcription factor activity, RNA polymerase II-specific [Evidence IEA];~go_function: GO:0008270 - zinc ion binding [Evidence IEA];~go_process: GO:0006355 - regulation of transcription, DNA-templated [Evidence IEA]), protein MTENSIAQLSADPDNHNQAGNATAEKMKSNSSDGETLETGAKSKAEQATAGAHSSPKKRRKVNHACVYCRRSHMTCDSERPCTRCIKRNIGHLCHDEPRETSKRSRNSEYDHSAGDDEASTSNDFSNVQGMPRNVDIQDAAGQQLLADGSMSLPPSSVNQMPSSSSSGQGINPDSQQVIGYNEWMGGQSQFQDMHTFHPSYMFNAHEVTNEYNLLGDFLSSSLLDDGSIFQNDDLHPLYSDPTLINSMAMGGSNAGLIQQSHVSIPQQNQTAQHDSIQQANANVGNDKARETYYMTAADPSGSDPPEERMNKLLKAKYDAGLLKPFNYVKGYARLNQYMEKHMQQASRQKILRQLDKFRPKFRERMQSLTDIELILVEMWFERSLMEYDRVFASMAIPACCWRRTGEIFRGNKEMAQLIGVPIESLRDGKLAIHEIIVEDQLVSYWEKFGAIAFDNTQKAMLTSCTLKNPNSTPGDGIRCCFSFTIRRDTHNIPSLIIGNFLPSQGKK, encoded by the exons ATGACGGAGAACAGTATCGCGCAATTGAGCGCGGATCCGGACAATCACAACCAGGCAGGCAATGCGACAGCAGAAAAAATGAAATCGAATTCGAGCGACGGAGAAACGCTGGAGACTGGCGCAAAGAGCAAGGCTGAGCAGGCCACTGCGGGAGCTCATTCCAGCCCAAAGAAGCGTCGCAAGGTTAACCATG CCTGCGTCTATTGTCGCCGATCG CATATGACTTGCGATTCG GAACGGCCCTGTACGCGTTGTATAAAGCGGAATATCGGCCATCTGTGCCACGATGAACCTCGGGAAACGTCGAAGCGATCACGGAATAGCGAATACGACCATTCAGCAGGGGACGACGAAGCTTCGACGAGTAACGATTTTTCGAATGTCCAAGGCATGCCTCGGAACGTCGACATTCAAGATGCTGCGGGTCAGCAACTTCTCGCCGATGGCTCCATGAGccttcctccgtcgtctgTGAACCAAATgccttcttcgtcctcgtcagGTCAGGGTATCAACCCCGACTCCCAACAGG TTATCGGATACAACGAGTGGATGGGTGGTCAGAGCCAGTTCCAAGACATGCACACCTTCCATCCTTCATACATGTTCAACGCACACGAGGTGACCAACGAATATAATTTGCTCGGTGATTTTCTGAGCAGTAGCTTGCTGGACGATGGGTCGATTTTCCAGAACGACGATCTGCATCCGCTCTATTCGGACCCGACGTTGATCAACTCGATGGCAATGGGAGGGTCCAATGCGGGGTTGATTCAACAATCGCATGTTTCCATACCGCAACAGAACCAAACAGCCCAACATGACTCTATCCAACAAGCAAACGCAAATGTGGGGAACGACAAGGCGAGGGAGACTTATTACATGACCGCGGCCGACCCGTCAGGGTCTGATCCCCCGGAAGAGCGAATGAACAAACTGTTGAAGGCCAAATACGATGCTGGATTACTGAAACCATTCAACTACGTCAAGGGCTATGCGAGGTTAAATCAATATATGGAAAAGCATATGCAGCAAGCATCACGGCAGAAGATCCTTAGACAGCTGGACAAGTTCCGGCCTAAGTTCCGTGAGCGGATGCAAAGTCTGACTGATATTGAGCTCATTCTCGTGGAGATGTGGTTCGAGCGAAGCCTGATGGAATACGATCGAGTCTTTGCTAGTATGGCCATCCCCGCCtgttgttggagaagaacaggagagatATTCCGAGGGAATAAAGAGATGGCCCAGTTGATCGGTGTTCCTATTGAAAGTCTGAGAGAT GGCAAATTAGCTATTCATGAGATAATTGTGGAAGACCAGCTCGTGAGCTATTGGGAGAAGTTTGGTGCCATTGCTTTCGACAACACCCAAAAAGCGATGCTCACAAGCTGCACGCTGAAGAATCCAAATTCAACCCCCGGAGATGGAATCCGGTGTTGCTTTTCATTTACTATACGACGAGATACCCACAACAT TCCATCACTTATTATAGGGAACTTCCTCCCATCGCAAGGGAAAAAATAA
- a CDS encoding uncharacterized protein (COG:Q;~EggNog:ENOG410PHH6;~InterPro:IPR001128,IPR036396;~TransMembrane:3 (o6-21i33-53o59-77i);~go_function: GO:0005506 - iron ion binding [Evidence IEA];~go_function: GO:0016705 - oxidoreductase activity, acting on paired donors, with incorporation or reduction of molecular oxygen [Evidence IEA];~go_function: GO:0020037 - heme binding [Evidence IEA];~go_process: GO:0055114 - oxidation-reduction process [Evidence IEA]), which produces MDNTLASLSVVAGISLHLLVFRHGEWDTSSPSVVICHLLLLSIGPASAYYGIIQSCSPLLVWKIGGYYLLGLYSLVYRGFLHRLCQFPGPFLARLSNFYLTRLSAKNLHLYEEVQALHREYGDIVRVGPSKLSITHPDAVKAIYSNAYPLPKDHGIHCSTRAFLCHSRATNRFTPVGGGFGIRRLVLKVNLRINQSLYSKLTLSALQAYEPVVQVYSNQLVDVIDRDLDKPIDITRWLSYYAFDVMGNLAFGKTFDMIRDGKESYFLQTIRTDMSVIGYLKHQPWLFPLFAKTPLLNANHLAFWKWIEDRMTERIESWKGDRRDVFA; this is translated from the exons ATGGACAATACGCTGGCATCTCTTTCTGTGGTGGCAGGCATTTCCCTTCACTTGTTGGTTTTTCGCCATGGAGAATGGGATACCTCATCACCTTCCGTTGTCATATGCCACCTGCTCTTGCTGTCAATCGGTCCTGCGAGCGCATACTATGGCATTATCCAAAGCTGTTCACCCCTTTTAGTCTGGAAGATTGGAGGCTACTACCTACTCGGACTGTACAGTCTCGTCTACCGTGGGTTTCTCCACCGTCTATGCCAATTCCCCGGGCCATTTCTGGCACGACTGTCCAATTTCTACCTTACGCGGTTGTCGGCTAAGAACTTGCATCTGTATGAAGAGGTGCAGGCTCTGCACCGGGAATATGGTGACATTGTGCGCGTGG GCCCCTCCAAGCTATCTATCACCCATCCGGACGCTGTCAAAGCAATTTACAGCAATGCATACCCGCTACCAAAGGACCATGGTATACACTGCTCGACCCGCGCGTTTCTTTGTCATTCTCGCGCGACAAACAGGTTCACGCCCGTCGGCGGAGGGTTTGGGATCAGGCGCTTAGTACTAAAGGTGAATTTACGGATAAATCAATCACTGTATAGCAAACTAACCCTTTCAGCCCTCCAAGCCTATGAGCCCGTTGTGCAAGTGTACTCGAATCAATTGGTCGATGTGATCGACCGCGACCTTGACAAACCCATTGACATCACGCGATGGCTGAGTTACTACGCCTTCGACGTGATGGGCAATCTAGCATTCGGCAAAACCTTTGATATGATTCGTGACGGAAAGGAATCGTACTTTCTCCAGACAATTCGCACTGATATGAGTGTGATTGGCTATCTCAAACACCAGCCCTGGTTGTTTCCGTTGTTTGCGAAGACGCCGCTGCTAAATGCTAACCATCTGGCCTTTTGGAAATGGATTGAGGATCGCATGACAGAACGGATTGAG TCATGGAAAGGAGATCGCCGGGATGTTTTCGCCTGA
- a CDS encoding uncharacterized protein (InterPro:IPR015590,IPR016161,IPR016163;~go_function: GO:0016491 - oxidoreductase activity [Evidence IEA];~go_function: GO:0016620 - oxidoreductase activity, acting on the aldehyde or oxo group of donors, NAD or NADP as acceptor [Evidence IEA];~go_process: GO:0055114 - oxidation-reduction process [Evidence IEA]), with translation MKAASAEISAVAGNPLDDATEYPLVDQAHYQRVASMIEQAKAEATLVAGGNRLFSSVGLLATEMQPSIFVDPSPSVAINQEEIFGPVVVISGFLEENEVCSRKICSRVAGGGRHYKWNSVH, from the exons ATGAAGGCCGCTTCTGCGGAAATCTCCGCTGTAGCGGGGAATCCTCTTGACGACGCGACTGAGTATCCTCTGGTGGATCAGGCGCACTACCAACGAGTAGCGAGCATGATTGAGCAAGCCAAGGCGGAAGCCACCTTGGTCGCTGGTGGGAATCGCCTGTTCAGCAGTGTGGGACTGCT GGCAACTGAAATGCAGCCTAGTATCTTTGTAGACCCCAGCCCCAGCGTAGCAATCAATCAGGAGGAGATCTTCGGTCCCGTGGTGGTGATCTCTGGGTTCTTGGAGGAAAACGAGGTC TGTTCACGCAAAATCTGCAGCCGGGTTGCGGGTGGCGGGCGCCATTACAAGTGGAACAGTGTGCATTAA
- a CDS encoding basic helix-loop-helix domain-containing protein (COG:K;~EggNog:ENOG410PN7P;~InterPro:IPR011598,IPR036638;~PFAM:PF00010;~go_function: GO:0046983 - protein dimerization activity [Evidence IEA]), giving the protein MMNMSTSEAQSGRDTPQPGPFGYSFLSPMDTPYEPAPAPPPGPTLLDDNESNMLDNFFMTMNSNNFSSDFWMRGQQSSSNNHKPLESYNFDWTNELPPTFEGSTTSLSQPAFPRRDIEKPNGAPLSNSTDTSSDIFAAASMLYGNGLQGTGFNPIFDQQRQFSNQGMSGAGSSSGFNIQTNQMQPGHHESSEQSKDNPRSSLPTGFHTSEMLFDTHKPISADQRASKVRTLHWGSDISFMDRGYLAPPDQPNEEEQTKGLLDNLQCLEPQSSAANTRAPSPERTAGGLEAGTGPSSNMQHSRSAYQDAMDEDPQPKKRQKTLIKAEDDNSDEESSKPRRRSKSNGYTKPRRGSNDSFRKSKAGAKAARENLSEEQKRNNHILSEQKRRNLIRQGFDDLCSLVPGLRGGGFSKSAMLTQAADWLEDMMRGNEILRGQLAELKNMNGGFAMPR; this is encoded by the exons ATGATGAATATGTCTACGTCGGAGGCCCAAAGTGGCCGGGACACTCCTCAACCGGGTCCATTTGGCT attccttcctctctccgATGGATACGCCGTACGAACCCGCTCCCGCGCCGCCGCCTGGCCCAACACTTCTTGATGATAATGAATCCAACATGCTCGACAACTTCTTCATGACGATGAACTCGAACAATTTCTCAAGCGACTTTTGGATGCGTGGTCAACAAAGCAGCAGTAACAACCACAAGCCATTAGAGTCCTACAATTTCGATTGGACAAACGAGCTTCCGCCGACTTTTGAAGGCTCGACAACTTCGCTTTCGCAACCGGCCTTTCCTCGTCGCGATATTGAGAAGCCCAATGGGGCCCCATTGTCAAATAGTACAGATACCAGCTCGGATATATTTGCGGCTGCATCTATGCTTTATGGGAATGGACTACAGGGAACTGGGTTCAATCCTATTTTTGACCAGCAAAGGCAGTTCTCAAACCAGGGAATGTCTGGCGCTGGCAGCAGCTCTGGTTTCAATATCCAGACCAACCAAATGCAGCCTGGCCACCACGAGTCATCTGAGCAATCGAAGGACAATCCGCGTTCGAGTTTGCCCACTGGCTTCCATACGTCAGAAATGCTATTTGATACACATAAGCCGATATCAGCTGACCAACGAGCGTCAAAAGTCCGAACCCTTCACTGGGGATCCGATATCAGCTTCATGGACCGAGGTTATTTGGCACCACCGGATCAGCCCAATGAGGAGGAACAGACTAAGGGTTTATTGGATAACCTCCAATGCCTTGAGCCACAGAGTAGTGCAGCCAACACTCGAGCGCCCAGTCCAGAACGTACCGCTGGCGGTCTTGAAGCTGGGACGGGACCTAGTAGCAACATGCAGCACTCACGAAGTGCGTATCAAGATGCGATGGATGAAGATCCACAACCAAAGAAGAGACAGAAAACCCTTATCAAAGCAGAGGACGATAACTCGGATGAAGAAAGCTCGAAGCCAAGAAGGAGGTCGAAGAGCAATGGGTATACCAAACCACGCCGCGGCTCGAATGATTCGTTCCGTAAATCGAAAGCAGGAGCCAAGGCGGCCAGAGAAAATCTTTCCGAAGAGCAAAAGCGGAATAATCATATTCTATCAGAGCAGAAACGTCGGAACCTCATTAGGCAAGGGTTCGATGATTTATGCTCGCTTGTCCCCGGGCTAAGAGGCGGCGGCTTTAGCAAAAGTGCCATGCTCACACAAGCTGCTGACTGGCTAGAGGATATGATGCGTGGCAATGAGATCCTCAGAGGGCAGTTGGCGGAGTTAAAGAATATGAACGGGGGCTTCGCAATGCCCCGGTGA
- a CDS encoding uncharacterized protein (COG:C;~EggNog:ENOG410PM1Y;~InterPro:IPR029510,IPR015590,IPR016161,IPR016162, IPR016163;~go_function: GO:0016491 - oxidoreductase activity [Evidence IEA];~go_function: GO:0016620 - oxidoreductase activity, acting on the aldehyde or oxo group of donors, NAD or NADP as acceptor [Evidence IEA];~go_process: GO:0055114 - oxidation-reduction process [Evidence IEA]), producing MKRSPPFMSPIPPMWMPLWAPLEQRSLLDLLEEHVFEIAHLEALCNAKPMCLFREYELPQAVEIFRCSLHYVGWCGKLSGESFPVSKGFLKIVQREPLGVCAGITAFNAPIMGMTMKAAPCLAAGNTLILKASEKSPLSTLYLGNLAAAAGIPAGVMNLLSGDGVTGSLLASHMDINKISFTGSVGTGCKIAQAASRSNFKRVSLEMGGKSPSIIFPDADLDETVSWCVRSILDLAGQVCFASSRVYIHE from the exons ATGAAGAGATCGCCTCCGTTTATGTCGCCAATACCGCCGATGTGGATGCCGCTGTGGGCGCCGCTTGAGCAGCGTTCCCTGCTTG ACCTGCTTGAGGAGCATGTTTTCGAAATCGCGCATCTCGAGGCTTTATGCAATGCCAAGCCCATGTGTCTCTTTCGTGAATACGAACTGCCCCAAGCTGTTGAGATCTTCCGATGTAG TCTACACTATGTTGGGTGGTGTGGAAAGCTTAGTGGGGAATCGTTTCCCGTGAGCAAGGGCTTTCTGAAGATCGTGCAACGAGAGCCCCTTGGGGTTTGTGCGGGTATCACGGCATTCAATGCGCCGATCATGGGAATGACGATGAAGGCGGCACCATGTCTCGCAGCTGGAAACACGCTAATTCTCAAGGCGAGCGAGAAGTCTCCACTGTCCACCCTGTATCTTGGGAATCTTGCTGCCGCCGCTGGGATTCCGGCAGGCGTGATGAATCTCCTCTCCGGCGACGGCGTTACTGGAAGCCTGCTAGCATCCCACATGGATATCAACAAGATATCCTTCACCGGCAGCGTTGGCACGGGATGCAAGATTGCCCAGGCAGCCTCACGGAGCAATTTCAAGCGAGTCTCCCTTGAGATGGGTGGCAAGAGTCCCAGCATTATCTTCCCAGACGCTGATCTTGACGAGACGGTCAGTTGGTGTGTCAGGAGTATTCTTGACCTGGCGGGTCAGGTCTGCTTTGCCAGCTCGCGTGTATACATACACGAGTAA
- a CDS encoding uncharacterized protein (COG:S;~EggNog:ENOG410PSNI;~InterPro:IPR025212;~PFAM:PF13094) has translation MRYPTTMPPKRKRATDEASQAGDDHQTSTNTNNSKSKKGKKTNTRDNNDPAQIPPKRKRASHDANQDDDEDDNNDTGAGTSTINNRTKTEKKTISTRNNKRYAYLKPQVRNIPEHTIKSKWATLPEPVQDKVRDMFRALERPVIVRHQNERKRIEAQAAVQAVVRNLGKRLPRMPFPPATKESSFEYEAALDEHRSLEANLATVTDSIGLLKAEIEKEEALLVKETKQLHDMEKNAKRSESERKRQMKNEHPVLRRLDKLPETQGSKPAEFTLADSKDSEATFSELESDPEVQGLLKQLTGHLQSMQTNTAPLTGLKDAVKRSQTALSLLPVPED, from the exons ATGCGATACCCCACGACAATGCCTCCGAAACGAAAGCGCGCCACCGACGAAGCCAGCCAGGCCGGCGACGATCACCAAAccagcaccaacaccaacaacagcaaaagcaagaagggcaagaaaACCAACACGCGCGACAACAACGATCCCGCACAAATCCCTCCTAAGCGAAAGCGCGCCAGCCATGACGCCAAccaggatgatgacgaggatgacaaCAATGATACCGGCGCTGGTACCAGCACCATCAATAATAGAACCAAGACTGAAAAGAAAACCATCAGCACGCGCAATAATAAAAGATACGCCTACTTAAAGCCCCAAGTCCGAAATATTCCCGAGCATACCATCAAGTCGAAATGGGCGACCCTCCCCGAACCCGTGCAGGATAAAGTACGCGACATGTTCCGCGCTCTCGAGCGCCCGGTTATTGTACGGCaccagaatgagcgcaaacGAATTGAGGCACAGGCTGCAGTTCAGGCTGTTGTGAGAAA TCTTGGGAAGCGACTTCCTAGGATGCCGTTTCCGCCTGCTACGAAGGAATCTAGTTTCGAATATGAAGCGGCTCTTGATGAGCAT CGTTCCCTTGAAGCCAATTTGGCTACCGTGACGGATAGCATCGGACTGCTAAAAGCGGAGatcgagaaggaagaggcgCTACTTGTCAAGGAAACAAAACAATTACATGATATGGAGAAAAATGCCAAGCGATCTGAGTCGGAAAGAAAGAGACAGATGAAGAAT GAACATCCTGTGCTCCGGCGCCTTGACAAACTGCCTGAGACCCAGGGCTCGAAGCCCGCCGAATTCACCCTCGCAGATTCGAAAGATAGCGAGGCCACTTTTTCTGAG CTGGAATCCGACCCAGAAGTCCAAGGTTTACTGAAGCAGCTGACGGGTCATCTGCAATCCATGCAGACAAACACAGCCCCTCTTACCGGTCTCAAGGATGCAGTCAAACGATCACAAACAGCACTGAGTCTGCTCCCAGTGCCGGAAGACTGA